Proteins co-encoded in one Marinobacter gudaonensis genomic window:
- a CDS encoding isochorismatase family protein translates to MLMKAEQSTLLLIDVQEKLMPAIAHGEEVIDRCVTLATIAGLMEVPVLATEQMPDKLGTNVEGVRELSDQVLAKHHFDACPDGLVDLLPEGRQQIVVGGCETHVCMLQTALSLLDAGYKVWVVADATGSRNEFDRDVALDRLSESGARIVTVEMVAFEWMRHSRHPQFRNIQALIK, encoded by the coding sequence ATGCTGATGAAAGCCGAACAATCGACGCTGCTGCTTATCGATGTTCAGGAAAAGCTCATGCCCGCCATTGCCCACGGCGAGGAAGTGATCGACCGGTGCGTCACCCTCGCCACCATTGCCGGGTTGATGGAGGTGCCGGTACTGGCCACGGAACAGATGCCAGACAAGCTAGGCACCAATGTTGAAGGTGTTCGCGAGTTGAGTGATCAGGTGCTTGCCAAGCACCACTTTGATGCCTGTCCGGACGGGTTGGTGGACCTGCTACCCGAGGGCAGGCAGCAGATTGTCGTGGGCGGCTGTGAAACCCATGTGTGCATGCTGCAAACCGCACTGAGCCTGCTCGACGCCGGCTACAAGGTATGGGTGGTGGCCGATGCCACCGGCTCCCGGAATGAATTTGATCGGGATGTCGCGCTGGACCGCCTGAGTGAGAGCGGTGCTCGGATTGTCACTGTGGAGATGGTGGCCTTCGAGTGGATGCGTCATAGCCGCCATCCGCAGTTCCGGAATATTCAGGCACTGATCAAGTAG
- a CDS encoding DUF938 domain-containing protein, producing the protein MHKDKPFSQACENNKGPILEKLADLFNQSGTTLEIGTGTGQHAVHFALHLPHLTWQPSDHPQNARLCLPWIEEAALANINPPLALDVIKGDWSNLPPIHGVFSANTAHIMAWEEVKAMFHGVARILPTDGLFCLYGPFRYNGQHTSESNERFDRSLRMQAGHMGIRDMENLKQLGETNGLSLQEDFGMPANNRLLVWRKA; encoded by the coding sequence ATGCACAAGGACAAACCGTTTTCCCAAGCCTGTGAAAACAATAAAGGGCCGATTCTCGAAAAACTCGCCGATCTTTTCAACCAGTCAGGTACGACCCTCGAAATCGGCACGGGCACCGGCCAGCACGCGGTGCACTTTGCCCTGCATTTGCCCCACCTGACCTGGCAACCCAGCGATCACCCCCAGAATGCGAGGCTGTGCCTGCCCTGGATCGAAGAGGCCGCCCTGGCCAACATCAACCCGCCGCTTGCGCTGGATGTGATCAAAGGCGATTGGTCGAACCTGCCCCCTATTCACGGCGTTTTTTCCGCCAATACCGCCCATATCATGGCGTGGGAGGAAGTGAAGGCCATGTTCCACGGGGTTGCGCGGATTCTGCCGACCGACGGACTCTTCTGCCTGTACGGGCCGTTTCGCTATAACGGGCAGCACACCAGTGAGAGTAATGAGCGGTTTGATCGGTCGCTCAGGATGCAGGCGGGGCATATGGGGATTCGGGATATGGAGAACTTGAAACAGTTGGGGGAAACCAATGGGCTCAGTTTGCAAGAGGATTTTGGGATGCCGGCGAATAATCGGTTGTTGGTTTGGCGTAAGGCCTGA
- a CDS encoding GNAT family N-acetyltransferase, producing MAVTMVRLAGDQINPYLDDLARLRIEVFRSFPYLYDGDMAYERNYLDTYARSPDSLFVLALDGETVVGAATGIPMDHETDDFKGPFIEQGFEPEKIFYFGESVLLPEYRGQGIGVAFFDHREGHAREQGRFSHCCFCAVERPADHPLRPAGYEPLDAFWHNRGYRKVPELSTTYRWKDIDQPDETDKPMTFWLKRID from the coding sequence ATGGCGGTAACCATGGTCCGGCTTGCAGGTGACCAGATTAACCCATACCTGGACGACCTGGCACGGCTGAGAATCGAGGTGTTCCGAAGCTTCCCCTATCTCTACGACGGCGACATGGCCTACGAGCGGAACTACCTGGACACCTACGCCCGCTCGCCGGACAGCCTGTTCGTGCTGGCGCTGGACGGCGAAACCGTGGTGGGCGCTGCTACCGGCATACCGATGGATCATGAGACAGACGACTTCAAGGGGCCGTTCATCGAGCAGGGCTTTGAGCCCGAAAAGATCTTCTATTTCGGGGAGTCGGTGCTGCTTCCGGAGTACCGTGGCCAGGGCATTGGTGTGGCCTTTTTCGACCACCGGGAAGGTCATGCCCGGGAGCAGGGGCGGTTTAGCCATTGCTGCTTCTGCGCAGTTGAGCGACCAGCGGATCATCCGCTTCGGCCTGCCGGCTATGAGCCTCTGGATGCGTTCTGGCACAATCGCGGTTATCGAAAGGTGCCTGAGCTTTCCACAACCTACCGCTGGAAAGACATTGACCAGCCCGATGAAACCGACAAGCCCATGACCTTCTGGCTGAAGCGTATCGACTAA
- a CDS encoding acylphosphatase has translation MDTQRWQLLISGRVQGVYYRASTEQKASDLGLTGYARNLSDGRVEVVAEGPEDRLSELKSWCSDGPPEARVDDIDVTTQPPTGEFSGFSVR, from the coding sequence ATGGACACACAACGCTGGCAGCTTCTGATATCCGGCAGGGTTCAGGGCGTCTACTACCGGGCATCGACAGAACAGAAAGCATCTGACCTGGGCCTGACCGGTTACGCCCGCAACCTTTCGGATGGCCGCGTGGAAGTGGTGGCGGAGGGCCCGGAGGACCGCCTGAGTGAACTCAAATCCTGGTGCAGCGACGGCCCGCCGGAGGCCCGCGTGGATGATATCGACGTAACCACCCAGCCCCCCACCGGGGAGTTCTCCGGTTTCAGCGTGCGTTAG
- a CDS encoding fructosamine kinase family protein, whose product MAQTHIKRNTSGYPDALMCEAEGLVALADGLKSAGVSAVQVPQVYRVDETALEMTAIRGSRGSDQAWEALGEGLAGLHRQVQKAFGWNRDNYIGLAPQPNRWCDNWGEFFVKDRLGYQVSRVRDAGQRSRFKQLLTRHGDALMDWLNSVCDHPSQLHGDLWNGNVLFDDRGPWLIDPAVYCGDREADIAMTEMFGGFDAVFYRAYDRQYPRTTQYAIKRDVYNLYHYLNHYNLFGGGYLSGCQNGFATIEAIATGRC is encoded by the coding sequence ATGGCACAGACCCACATCAAACGAAATACTTCAGGTTACCCGGATGCCCTGATGTGTGAGGCGGAAGGCCTGGTCGCGCTTGCCGACGGGTTGAAGAGCGCCGGTGTTTCGGCCGTGCAGGTTCCGCAGGTCTACCGCGTGGATGAAACCGCGCTGGAAATGACAGCGATCCGAGGCTCCCGTGGCTCTGATCAGGCCTGGGAGGCTCTGGGGGAAGGGCTGGCCGGACTCCACAGGCAGGTGCAGAAGGCCTTTGGCTGGAACCGCGATAACTACATCGGCCTCGCCCCCCAGCCCAATCGCTGGTGCGACAACTGGGGCGAATTCTTCGTGAAGGATCGTCTCGGATATCAGGTGTCGCGGGTGAGGGATGCAGGCCAGCGTTCCCGGTTCAAACAGCTGTTAACCCGCCATGGAGATGCCCTGATGGATTGGTTGAACAGCGTGTGTGATCACCCCAGCCAGCTACACGGCGACCTCTGGAACGGCAACGTGCTGTTCGATGACCGGGGGCCCTGGCTGATTGATCCTGCGGTTTACTGCGGTGATCGGGAGGCGGACATTGCCATGACCGAGATGTTCGGCGGCTTCGATGCCGTATTCTATCGGGCCTACGATCGGCAGTATCCTCGAACAACGCAGTACGCGATAAAGCGGGACGTCTACAACCTCTATCACTACCTGAATCATTACAACCTGTTCGGAGGAGGCTACCTGTCCGGCTGCCAGAACGGTTTCGCCACGATTGAGGCGATCGCCACCGGCCGGTGTTAG
- a CDS encoding AEC family transporter, protein MTLIELFLQTLETTLPVFAMVFIGLGLRRIGWIDNAFVNTASALVFKATLPTLVFLSIIRADLQTAFNPGLLVYYLAATLASFGLTWLWAHFRITREDRGVYVQGAFRGNCGIVGLALAANLYGDFGLSAGGILLGLVIISYNMLSVIVLVAYQPGQSTNWRRIFHDIVRNPLILAVFVAIPVAALDITLPGWVMTSGDYFASLTLPLALLCIGATVSLSAIRSDSRTALGSSLFKMVFLPALCTAGAWLAGFRGPELGLMFLFFASPTAAASFVMVKALGGNDRLAANIIALTTLLASLTVTLGVFVLRSASLI, encoded by the coding sequence ATGACGCTGATTGAATTGTTCCTGCAAACCCTGGAAACCACCTTGCCGGTGTTTGCCATGGTCTTTATAGGGTTGGGCCTGCGCCGGATCGGGTGGATCGACAACGCCTTTGTGAATACCGCCTCGGCACTGGTGTTCAAGGCCACCCTGCCAACACTGGTTTTTCTCAGCATTATCCGGGCCGATCTGCAGACCGCCTTCAACCCGGGCCTGCTGGTGTACTACCTGGCCGCCACCCTGGCGAGCTTCGGCCTGACCTGGCTCTGGGCGCACTTCAGGATTACGAGGGAAGATCGCGGGGTCTACGTGCAGGGCGCCTTCCGGGGCAACTGCGGCATTGTCGGCCTGGCACTGGCCGCAAACCTGTACGGGGATTTTGGTCTGTCGGCCGGCGGAATCCTGCTCGGGCTGGTGATCATTTCCTACAACATGCTCTCTGTAATTGTGCTAGTGGCGTACCAGCCTGGCCAAAGCACGAACTGGCGCCGGATCTTTCACGACATCGTGCGCAACCCGCTGATCCTTGCTGTGTTTGTTGCCATTCCGGTCGCGGCCCTGGATATCACCCTGCCGGGCTGGGTGATGACCAGCGGCGATTATTTCGCCTCGCTCACCCTACCCCTGGCGTTGCTGTGCATCGGCGCCACGGTGTCGCTGAGTGCGATTCGGAGCGACAGCCGCACGGCGCTGGGATCCAGTCTGTTCAAGATGGTTTTCCTGCCCGCTCTGTGTACCGCCGGCGCCTGGCTCGCCGGCTTTCGGGGCCCGGAGCTTGGCCTGATGTTCCTGTTCTTCGCCAGCCCGACGGCGGCCGCGAGCTTTGTCATGGTTAAGGCCCTCGGCGGCAACGACCGGCTGGCCGCCAACATCATTGCCCTGACCACCCTGCTTGCCAGCCTTACCGTCACTCTTGGGGTGTTCGTGCTGCGCAGCGCCAGCCTGATCTAA
- a CDS encoding xanthine dehydrogenase family protein molybdopterin-binding subunit: protein MSQSNSTLMLANVSRRGVLKGLAAASALVVAARWDLAGASEKAQFGAGAMPGGWVDNPNVFIHIAPDGIVTIVNNRSEMGQGIRTSLIMVGADELGADWEHVRVQQADANQEKYGNQNTDGSRSMRHWYDPMRRAGAAARQMLEQAAANEWGVPVHEVKTTVHKVVHEPSGRELGFGDLAKAARELEVPDRNALVLKADNELRFIGKESGLINGDLKSAYPKAIDGEDIVTGKAIYGADVELENTLCAVIARPPVYGARIKSLDDSGALKVAGVKKVMRIDGASQPAAFSPLGGVAVVATNTWAAMEGRKALKIEWDNGPAGDNASYTSEAYRKSLEEAAQSPGKVVRQNGGDVDAALKAADKTVSATYYMPHMAQAPMEPPVATVRVADGKAEVWAPVQNPRATREGVAGRLGLDKEQVTVHVTLLGGGFGRKSKPDFVTEAAIIANAFKGQPVRLQWSREDDVHHAYFHAVSVDHLDAGLDADGKATSWRHRTLSPSIASLFAPDPKHIQEFEQGMGFNTMPFDVPAIRLENPPAPAHVRIGWFRSVYNLPHAWAIQSFAHEMAIAAGRDHRDYVLELLGPDREIQNLSVGDGWNYGENPDLYPIDIGRMRRVIERATSEAGWGKQTGKGRGLGLAFHHSFVSYTAIVFDVEVDDKGNLTIHRADIAFDCGPQANPERIRSQLEGACVMGIGIALQSEVTFKDGVAQQDNFNNYLIPRMPDAPKTVRVHLIDNPDDAMGGVGEPGLPPVAPALCNAIYAATGKRIRRLPVGDQLKA from the coding sequence ATGAGCCAATCAAACAGCACGCTAATGCTGGCGAACGTCAGTCGACGTGGGGTGCTCAAGGGGCTTGCCGCTGCCTCCGCACTGGTTGTGGCCGCGCGCTGGGATCTTGCCGGCGCCAGCGAAAAGGCCCAGTTCGGGGCCGGCGCCATGCCCGGCGGCTGGGTGGATAACCCCAATGTGTTCATCCACATCGCGCCCGACGGCATCGTCACGATTGTTAATAACCGGTCTGAAATGGGCCAGGGTATTCGTACCAGCCTGATCATGGTCGGCGCTGATGAGCTGGGCGCCGACTGGGAACACGTGCGGGTTCAACAGGCGGATGCCAACCAGGAGAAGTACGGCAACCAGAACACCGACGGCTCCCGCAGCATGCGCCACTGGTACGACCCCATGCGTCGTGCCGGGGCCGCCGCTCGCCAAATGCTGGAACAGGCGGCCGCCAATGAGTGGGGCGTTCCGGTTCATGAAGTAAAAACAACGGTACACAAGGTAGTGCACGAGCCATCCGGGCGGGAGCTAGGCTTTGGCGATCTGGCCAAGGCAGCGAGGGAACTGGAAGTGCCCGACCGCAATGCCCTGGTGCTGAAGGCGGACAACGAACTCCGCTTTATTGGCAAGGAATCCGGGCTGATCAATGGCGACCTCAAGTCTGCCTACCCCAAGGCCATTGACGGTGAGGATATAGTCACCGGCAAGGCCATCTATGGCGCGGATGTGGAGCTGGAAAACACGCTCTGTGCGGTGATTGCCCGGCCACCCGTCTATGGTGCCAGGATCAAGAGCCTGGACGACAGCGGTGCCCTGAAGGTTGCGGGCGTAAAGAAAGTCATGCGCATTGATGGCGCCAGCCAGCCAGCAGCGTTCAGCCCCCTTGGCGGTGTTGCCGTGGTGGCCACCAATACCTGGGCCGCCATGGAAGGCCGCAAGGCGCTCAAGATCGAGTGGGACAATGGGCCCGCCGGCGACAATGCCAGCTACACCTCGGAGGCCTATCGGAAGTCTCTGGAGGAAGCAGCGCAGTCACCGGGCAAAGTGGTCCGCCAGAACGGCGGTGACGTGGATGCGGCCCTGAAAGCGGCCGACAAGACCGTCTCTGCCACCTATTACATGCCCCACATGGCACAGGCCCCCATGGAGCCGCCCGTGGCCACGGTCCGTGTGGCCGATGGCAAGGCGGAGGTCTGGGCCCCGGTGCAGAACCCCCGCGCAACGCGGGAAGGCGTCGCCGGAAGGCTGGGTCTGGACAAGGAACAGGTAACGGTGCACGTGACCCTGCTCGGCGGCGGCTTTGGCCGCAAATCCAAGCCCGATTTCGTGACGGAAGCCGCGATCATCGCCAACGCCTTCAAGGGTCAGCCGGTGCGTTTGCAGTGGTCCCGGGAGGATGACGTCCACCATGCCTATTTCCACGCCGTATCGGTTGATCATCTGGATGCCGGTCTCGATGCCGATGGCAAGGCCACCAGCTGGCGACATCGCACGCTGTCACCCAGTATCGCCTCCCTGTTTGCGCCAGACCCGAAGCACATTCAGGAGTTCGAGCAGGGCATGGGCTTCAATACCATGCCGTTCGATGTGCCGGCCATACGCCTGGAGAACCCGCCAGCCCCCGCCCACGTTCGAATCGGCTGGTTCCGCTCGGTGTACAACCTGCCCCATGCCTGGGCGATACAGAGCTTCGCCCACGAAATGGCCATTGCGGCGGGTCGGGACCACCGGGACTACGTGCTCGAATTGCTGGGCCCGGATCGCGAGATCCAGAACCTGTCCGTCGGAGACGGGTGGAACTACGGCGAGAACCCGGACCTCTACCCGATCGATATTGGCCGTATGCGCCGCGTGATCGAGCGGGCCACCAGTGAGGCGGGCTGGGGCAAGCAAACCGGGAAAGGCCGCGGGCTTGGTCTTGCCTTCCACCACAGCTTCGTGTCCTACACCGCCATCGTCTTTGACGTGGAAGTGGACGACAAGGGCAACCTGACCATTCACCGGGCAGACATCGCCTTTGATTGCGGCCCCCAGGCCAACCCGGAACGGATTCGCTCCCAGCTCGAAGGCGCCTGCGTGATGGGTATTGGCATAGCCCTGCAATCCGAGGTTACGTTCAAGGACGGCGTGGCCCAGCAGGATAACTTCAACAATTACCTGATACCGCGAATGCCGGATGCGCCAAAGACCGTTCGGGTGCACCTGATCGACAACCCGGACGATGCCATGGGCGGGGTGGGTGAACCAGGCCTGCCGCCAGTCGCGCCGGCCCTTTGTAACGCGATCTACGCGGCCACGGGCAAACGCATCCGCCGGCTGCCCGTCGGCGACCAGTTGAAAGCCTGA
- a CDS encoding (2Fe-2S)-binding protein, with amino-acid sequence MATLTINGEQYELDVPDNMPLLWVIRDVVGLKGTKFGCGIAQCGACTVHMNGTAIRSCVTPVSSVSGEITTIEAMAEDAVGSKVQQAWLDLGVAQCGYCQGGQIMNATALLKRTPKPEAQEIIDAMAGNLCRCGTYNRILAAIERASDAEVKS; translated from the coding sequence ATGGCTACCCTCACCATCAACGGCGAGCAGTATGAGCTCGATGTGCCAGACAACATGCCACTGCTCTGGGTGATCCGCGATGTCGTGGGTCTCAAGGGCACCAAATTCGGCTGTGGTATCGCCCAGTGCGGTGCCTGCACGGTGCACATGAACGGTACCGCCATCCGCTCCTGCGTCACTCCGGTCTCGTCGGTCAGCGGTGAGATCACCACCATTGAGGCCATGGCCGAGGACGCAGTGGGCAGCAAGGTACAGCAGGCCTGGCTGGATCTCGGGGTTGCACAGTGCGGCTACTGCCAGGGCGGACAGATCATGAATGCCACGGCACTGCTCAAGCGCACACCCAAACCGGAGGCTCAGGAGATCATTGACGCCATGGCCGGCAACCTTTGCCGTTGTGGTACCTACAACCGCATTCTTGCGGCCATTGAGCGGGCATCGGATGCGGAGGTGAAGTCATGA
- a CDS encoding DUF1330 domain-containing protein, with product MEAVNPTQEQLRKVLAETPKDQPVVMLNLLRFRDRANYQEEAPERTGREAYSLYMAEAAACVKAVGAEVIWSGKSVGSLIAPPDESWDQVLLVRYPSIDAFMAMIESREYKGVVKHRTAALKDSRLVANIEGSAG from the coding sequence ATGGAAGCCGTTAATCCCACTCAGGAGCAGCTCCGGAAGGTGCTGGCGGAAACACCGAAGGATCAGCCTGTGGTTATGCTCAACCTGCTGCGATTCCGCGACCGTGCCAACTATCAGGAAGAGGCCCCGGAGCGGACCGGGCGCGAAGCCTATTCACTCTACATGGCCGAGGCGGCAGCCTGCGTGAAAGCAGTGGGGGCCGAAGTGATCTGGTCTGGCAAGAGTGTCGGCTCACTGATTGCGCCGCCCGATGAATCCTGGGACCAAGTTCTGCTGGTACGTTACCCCTCAATCGATGCCTTCATGGCCATGATTGAGAGCCGCGAGTACAAGGGTGTGGTGAAGCATCGCACCGCGGCGCTGAAGGATTCGAGACTGGTGGCGAACATCGAGGGTAGCGCGGGCTGA
- a CDS encoding branched-chain amino acid transporter permease yields MGDSLYLGLFIAVAAAATFATRVIPFLFFERHTDHPLVRHLGRYLPAAVMALLATVFLQRSANWSGAWYGFDALIPGALVVVVHLWRRHALLSIAAGTASYMLIKQAGF; encoded by the coding sequence ATGGGTGATTCCCTTTACCTGGGGCTGTTTATTGCGGTGGCGGCAGCGGCGACGTTCGCCACACGGGTGATTCCTTTCCTGTTTTTCGAACGGCACACCGACCACCCCCTGGTTCGCCACCTTGGGCGCTATCTGCCGGCGGCAGTCATGGCACTGCTGGCCACCGTGTTCCTGCAACGATCCGCCAACTGGTCCGGCGCCTGGTATGGGTTCGACGCCCTGATTCCCGGCGCCCTGGTTGTGGTGGTGCACCTTTGGCGCCGCCATGCCCTGCTCTCCATTGCCGCGGGCACCGCCAGCTATATGCTGATCAAACAGGCGGGTTTCTGA
- a CDS encoding AzlC family ABC transporter permease, whose protein sequence is MNQSVFRLTLPILFGYLPLGMAFGVLFTTQLDYAWWAAPLMGLVIYAGAGQILAVSLLAVNAGLLEVFVAMFVLNARHLFYGLSLLGQFRGAGWRKLYLIFGLTDETYSLLTSRPRGADRAHEQEVDFRITAFNQGYWVVGCALGALLGDNVAFDSTGIEFALVALFIVLTLEQYKALGDGFPVWLGAAAAGLAMLLLAPTHQLIGAITLVTGALLIEYRRTRGQAARQESNHG, encoded by the coding sequence ATGAACCAGTCCGTCTTTCGCCTGACACTGCCAATCCTCTTCGGATACCTGCCCCTGGGTATGGCGTTCGGCGTGTTGTTTACCACGCAGCTGGATTACGCCTGGTGGGCAGCACCGCTGATGGGGCTGGTGATCTACGCCGGCGCCGGCCAGATTCTGGCGGTGAGCCTGCTGGCGGTGAACGCCGGGCTGCTGGAAGTGTTCGTGGCCATGTTTGTGCTCAATGCCCGCCACCTTTTCTACGGGCTGTCACTGCTGGGCCAGTTCCGAGGCGCGGGTTGGAGGAAGCTCTATCTTATCTTCGGGCTTACCGACGAGACCTATTCGCTTCTTACCAGTCGGCCGAGAGGCGCAGACCGGGCCCATGAACAGGAGGTGGATTTCCGGATTACGGCCTTCAATCAGGGCTACTGGGTTGTCGGGTGTGCCCTGGGGGCCCTGCTGGGAGACAACGTGGCGTTCGATAGCACAGGGATTGAGTTCGCGCTGGTGGCCCTGTTCATCGTGTTGACGCTGGAGCAGTACAAGGCCCTGGGGGATGGCTTTCCGGTTTGGCTGGGAGCGGCGGCAGCGGGCTTGGCCATGCTGTTACTTGCACCAACGCACCAGTTGATTGGCGCCATTACCCTGGTAACGGGAGCTCTGCTCATAGAGTACCGACGAACCCGGGGACAGGCAGCCCGACAGGAGTCCAACCATGGGTGA
- a CDS encoding methyl-accepting chemotaxis protein encodes MFGTVRTRILVFAFLSLFAVAGLATLSWSIILKAEEASKTLIQSSLNESWLLADLEQDHRQLQDLAYKIKAQLLLWDEIETAFGELDSSLPEHWRRVAGDSGLAGWAGEHQADFDRVRALMERMQAGIAEKSYYRVGQVVDFDLFPAMEPMLAAIAERQRQSRQAVSTGAEDLLTFLSGQQVFLIGGSLVFTLLVIAMTLWLRRSVIQRLRSMELDLVAMESNSDLTRVPVLKGHDEVAGVARALGGLVQKFEHFIGDIRAAAGALDQRSGSLDGGAERLQEASEQTRRQVSDVSQSMSAISEQASAIERATQASADTVSSAVAANEEVQHRLGTSEAAAEHTVDVIGRVSASIQALNESTGKIEQVIGVIADIAEQTNLLALNAAIEAARAGEHGRGFAVVADEVRTLSRRTSESTRDIGQWVQGLVTGVATVDSLLEDVRAAGNSNQEHLVALKAHLESLKGQFVNLEHLSTEISSAVVLQREEIGRVGRRSDALEESSDFLIQSVEQTRSISEALRQESVSMRQLIARFRTAA; translated from the coding sequence ATGTTCGGTACCGTCAGAACCCGAATCCTGGTGTTTGCCTTCCTCTCACTCTTTGCGGTTGCCGGGCTGGCGACGCTTTCCTGGAGCATCATTCTGAAAGCCGAAGAGGCATCAAAAACCCTGATTCAGTCAAGCCTTAACGAATCCTGGCTGCTGGCGGACCTGGAGCAGGATCACCGGCAGCTCCAGGATCTGGCCTACAAGATCAAGGCGCAGCTGTTGCTCTGGGACGAGATTGAGACGGCGTTCGGTGAACTGGATTCATCGTTGCCGGAACACTGGCGCCGGGTGGCCGGGGATAGCGGCCTTGCAGGCTGGGCCGGAGAACACCAGGCGGACTTCGATCGGGTTCGTGCGTTGATGGAGCGCATGCAGGCCGGCATCGCGGAAAAGAGTTACTACCGGGTTGGCCAGGTTGTCGATTTCGATCTCTTCCCGGCCATGGAGCCCATGCTGGCGGCCATTGCCGAGCGCCAAAGGCAAAGCCGTCAGGCGGTGTCCACAGGCGCCGAAGACCTGCTCACGTTCCTTTCCGGGCAGCAGGTGTTCCTGATTGGCGGCTCGCTAGTCTTTACATTGCTGGTCATCGCGATGACGCTTTGGCTACGCCGCTCGGTCATACAGCGATTGAGGAGCATGGAACTCGATCTGGTGGCCATGGAGAGCAATTCGGACCTGACACGGGTACCCGTGCTCAAGGGGCACGACGAAGTTGCCGGTGTGGCTCGCGCCCTGGGTGGGCTGGTGCAGAAGTTTGAGCATTTCATCGGTGATATTCGCGCAGCGGCCGGCGCCCTGGACCAACGCTCCGGCTCCCTCGATGGCGGAGCCGAACGGCTTCAGGAGGCCTCCGAGCAAACCCGCCGGCAGGTATCCGATGTGAGTCAGTCCATGTCAGCCATATCGGAGCAGGCCTCGGCCATCGAACGTGCAACCCAGGCCTCTGCCGATACCGTAAGCAGTGCCGTGGCCGCCAACGAGGAGGTCCAGCATCGCCTCGGTACCAGCGAAGCTGCCGCGGAACACACAGTGGACGTTATCGGCAGGGTGTCTGCCTCGATCCAGGCGCTTAACGAATCCACCGGCAAGATCGAACAGGTCATTGGTGTGATTGCCGACATTGCCGAGCAAACCAATCTGCTTGCTCTCAATGCCGCCATTGAGGCAGCCAGGGCAGGCGAGCATGGCCGCGGGTTCGCCGTGGTTGCGGACGAAGTGCGGACCCTGTCGCGGCGTACCTCGGAATCCACCCGGGATATCGGCCAATGGGTTCAGGGGCTGGTCACGGGGGTTGCTACCGTCGATTCGCTCCTTGAGGACGTACGCGCCGCCGGAAACAGTAACCAGGAGCATCTGGTTGCGCTCAAGGCTCACCTGGAGAGCCTCAAGGGCCAGTTTGTGAACCTCGAACACCTGAGCACCGAGATCAGCTCAGCCGTTGTCCTCCAGCGAGAAGAAATCGGACGGGTAGGTCGCCGTTCGGACGCCCTGGAAGAAAGCTCTGACTTTCTGATCCAGAGTGTTGAGCAAACTCGCAGCATCAGTGAGGCGTTACGCCAGGAATCGGTGTCCATGCGCCAACTGATCGC